One window of the Allorhizobium ampelinum S4 genome contains the following:
- the pncA gene encoding bifunctional nicotinamidase/pyrazinamidase has protein sequence MTKALLLIDIQNGFCPGGNLPVAEGDQIVPIANALMASGSYDLIVASQDWHPANHGSFASQHPGAKVFELGELSGKPQMMWPDHCVQGTVDAAFHPGLDLSRIDHVQKKGLNPLVDSYSAFRDNDQTALTGLGTWLIDKGVTELDVMGLATDYCVKFSVLDALDMLPGVTVRLIVDGSRGIDPQTVEAAIADMQAHGARLITSADVLA, from the coding sequence ATGACCAAGGCGCTGCTTCTCATTGATATCCAGAACGGCTTTTGCCCGGGCGGCAATCTGCCGGTGGCAGAGGGCGATCAGATCGTTCCCATCGCCAATGCCCTAATGGCCAGCGGGTCCTATGACCTGATCGTCGCCTCGCAGGACTGGCATCCGGCCAATCACGGCAGCTTCGCCTCCCAGCATCCCGGCGCCAAGGTTTTCGAACTGGGCGAGCTTTCCGGCAAGCCGCAAATGATGTGGCCGGACCATTGCGTACAGGGGACAGTGGATGCCGCGTTTCACCCCGGCCTCGACCTCTCCCGGATCGACCATGTGCAGAAAAAGGGACTGAACCCGTTGGTGGACAGCTATTCGGCCTTCCGCGACAACGATCAAACGGCCCTGACTGGCCTTGGTACCTGGCTGATCGACAAGGGCGTCACCGAACTGGATGTCATGGGCCTTGCCACCGATTACTGCGTCAAGTTTTCCGTGCTGGATGCGCTGGACATGCTGCCGGGCGTTACCGTGCGCTTGATTGTCGATGGCAGCCGGGGCATTGATCCGCAAACGGTGGAGGCAGCGATTGCCGACATGCAGGCCCATGGCGCACGGTTGATCACCAGCGCGGATGTCCTCGCCTAA
- the panC gene encoding pantoate--beta-alanine ligase, producing MEIINTIAALRHRLDACRKAGKSIGFVPTMGYLHKGHLTLVEQAKAENAVTVASIFVNPLQFGKGEDLEKYPRDLERDSEMLEAAGVDFLFAPGVADMYPRPMETVVDLPGLGGELEGKARPGHFAGVATVVTKLFNIVQPDAAYFGEKDYQQVAIIRRMVDDLAMPVRVVPVATVREADGLACSSRNVYLTEEQRAAATIVPKALDEAERLYKAGMRDTAEMEAALAAFIAREPQAKPDVVAVRHPDTLATLPHLDQPFLVLLYVQIGTTKLLDNRVITIKSKKEAAE from the coding sequence ATGGAGATTATCAACACGATTGCAGCCCTGCGCCACAGGCTCGATGCCTGCCGCAAGGCTGGAAAATCCATCGGTTTCGTGCCGACCATGGGCTATCTGCATAAGGGTCACCTGACGCTGGTCGAACAGGCCAAGGCTGAAAATGCCGTGACCGTTGCGTCGATCTTCGTCAACCCGCTGCAATTCGGCAAGGGCGAGGATCTGGAGAAATATCCCCGCGATCTTGAGCGCGACAGTGAGATGCTGGAGGCGGCAGGCGTCGATTTTCTGTTCGCGCCTGGCGTGGCGGACATGTATCCGCGCCCGATGGAGACAGTCGTTGATCTGCCGGGGTTGGGCGGTGAGCTGGAAGGCAAGGCCCGGCCCGGCCATTTCGCGGGCGTGGCAACCGTCGTCACCAAACTGTTCAACATCGTCCAACCGGATGCCGCCTATTTTGGCGAGAAGGATTATCAGCAGGTGGCGATCATCCGCCGCATGGTGGACGATCTCGCCATGCCGGTGCGTGTCGTGCCGGTGGCAACCGTGCGAGAGGCCGATGGGCTGGCTTGCTCATCGCGCAATGTCTACCTGACCGAGGAGCAGCGCGCTGCCGCCACCATCGTGCCGAAGGCGCTAGATGAGGCGGAACGTCTTTATAAAGCCGGTATGCGCGATACGGCGGAGATGGAAGCAGCCCTTGCCGCCTTCATTGCCCGGGAGCCGCAGGCAAAGCCCGATGTGGTCGCCGTGCGTCACCCCGATACGCTGGCCACTCTGCCCCACCTGGACCAGCCGTTTCTGGTGCTGCTTTACGTGCAGATCGGCACGACCAAGCTGCTGGATAACCGGGTCATCACCATCAAAAGCAAAAAGGAAGCCGCCGAGTGA
- the panB gene encoding 3-methyl-2-oxobutanoate hydroxymethyltransferase produces MSAPPRQKRLTPTTIAALKHQRPIVSLTAYTTPMARLMDAHCDLLLVGDSLGMVLYGLDTTVGVTLEMMIAHGQAVLRGVNRACVIIDMPFGSYQESREQAFRNAARIMKETGCDGIKLEGGTEMAETVAFLVERGIPVLGHVGLMPQQVNTSGGYRSKGHDEAEADKIRADATAIAKAGAFALVIEGTVEPLAREITQTLSVPTIGIGASPACDGQILVSDDMLGLFNDFKPRFVKHYAELAGVISKAVEDYATEVKARQFPGPEHTFQPRKS; encoded by the coding sequence GTGAGCGCCCCGCCCCGCCAGAAACGCCTAACGCCCACCACCATTGCCGCGCTGAAGCATCAGCGCCCCATCGTCTCGCTCACCGCCTATACCACGCCGATGGCGCGGCTGATGGATGCGCATTGCGATCTGCTGCTGGTCGGCGACAGCCTTGGCATGGTGCTGTACGGGTTGGACACCACGGTTGGCGTCACCCTGGAGATGATGATTGCCCATGGGCAAGCCGTGTTACGTGGAGTCAATCGTGCCTGCGTTATCATCGATATGCCGTTCGGTTCCTATCAGGAATCGAGGGAACAGGCCTTCCGCAATGCGGCACGGATTATGAAGGAAACCGGCTGCGATGGCATCAAGCTGGAAGGCGGCACGGAAATGGCCGAGACCGTCGCCTTTCTGGTGGAACGCGGCATTCCCGTGCTGGGCCATGTCGGGCTGATGCCACAGCAGGTCAACACATCAGGCGGCTACCGCTCCAAAGGCCATGATGAAGCGGAAGCCGACAAGATCCGGGCCGACGCCACCGCCATAGCCAAGGCAGGCGCTTTTGCGCTGGTCATCGAAGGCACCGTGGAGCCTTTGGCGCGGGAGATAACCCAGACCCTTTCTGTCCCCACCATCGGCATCGGCGCCTCGCCTGCCTGTGATGGCCAGATCCTGGTCTCGGACGACATGCTGGGCCTGTTCAACGATTTTAAGCCGCGCTTCGTCAAGCATTATGCTGAGCTGGCCGGAGTCATTTCAAAGGCGGTGGAAGACTATGCGACCGAGGTCAAGGCACGGCAATTTCCCGGGCCGGAGCATACATTCCAGCCGCGTAAATCGTAA
- a CDS encoding sulfite exporter TauE/SafE family protein, which translates to MLMSVIGVPFGALLGTAGGFLGTGGGTFAIPLLVLFAAYDQKLAQGTALVMVVTNVLYALVKYRNKGSFDLKTALVLAASGSVTSAISSLWALSLSSETLKLWYGVFLMLLAAFVAITRNIKFVSHGLDYRWAFLPGAIGGISLGLFGVGGAMLAVPLLVMFYGHSQVRAQGLGLALALPGCSISLMQYGYYGHVDWTLGLMLAIGGLLGVPAGVHLAHKVDERTLVLSFCTLLIAAGLLVIVK; encoded by the coding sequence ATGTTGATGAGTGTTATAGGCGTTCCCTTCGGCGCGTTGCTCGGGACGGCGGGAGGCTTCCTGGGAACAGGAGGCGGGACATTTGCAATCCCGCTTCTCGTGCTGTTTGCTGCCTATGACCAGAAGCTGGCCCAAGGGACAGCTTTGGTCATGGTTGTCACCAATGTCCTCTATGCCCTGGTGAAATACCGCAACAAGGGCAGCTTCGATCTCAAGACGGCCCTTGTGCTGGCCGCCAGTGGCAGCGTCACATCGGCGATCAGCTCTCTCTGGGCCTTATCGCTGTCGAGCGAGACATTGAAGCTCTGGTATGGCGTGTTTTTGATGTTGCTTGCGGCGTTTGTCGCCATCACGCGAAACATAAAATTCGTCTCACATGGCCTTGATTATCGATGGGCCTTCTTGCCAGGCGCGATTGGCGGCATATCGCTCGGCTTGTTTGGGGTCGGAGGCGCCATGCTGGCCGTTCCCTTGTTGGTGATGTTCTACGGGCATTCCCAGGTTCGGGCGCAAGGCTTGGGACTGGCGCTGGCACTGCCAGGATGCAGCATCAGCCTGATGCAATACGGCTATTATGGCCATGTCGATTGGACCCTCGGCCTCATGTTGGCCATCGGCGGGCTTTTAGGCGTGCCAGCAGGCGTTCATTTGGCCCATAAGGTGGATGAACGCACTCTGGTTCTGTCGTTTTGCACATTGCTGATTGCCGCGGGGCTGCTTGTCATCGTCAAATAG